caccatCTTCTCCCAAGCCGCCAGGCTCCTGCGGACGGCGTCGGCCGACACCACCTCGTAATGCAGTTTGCTCCGCAGGgcctcctccacctccctgcGCAGCCCCCGGCTCCGGGCGCAGGCGCTCGCCTTTGCCGCCCGCATTTTGGCACACTCGTCCCCCAGCCAGCTCAGGAACTGGGCCAGCGCCGGCACCGCAGCAGCACCGTCGGGCTGCGCCACGGTGTGCTGTCctccaccctcctcctccttagCCAGCACCTTCTTCCTCAGCTCGCCCAGGTGCTGGGCCAGGAGGGCCAGGCAGGCGCCATCCTCGTCCTCACCCTGCGCCCCCGTTCCAGCCTCGCACCCGGGCAGGAGCTGCACCAGCTCCCGCACCCGCTGCCGGAGCCCGTCGGCCGCAGCCGCCAGCCGCTGGCACTCCTGCGTCTTCCTcgccagctgctcctgcagctgctgcacgCGCTGGGCATCACACCcatcctgctgctcctcatcttcctcctcttcttcctcctcctcgctCTCGCTGCCCAGGGTCCCCACTGCCTGGCTCTCCACCTGCGGCGCAGAGTCCCCGGCACAGCCGGTGCCGTTCTCTGCcgggaggaaaagaaacaatccttctttttccctgttttttcctaaaaataaatagcCAGGTgaggcggggcagggggctcacCTCTCCCCCTGCAGCGGGCGCTGCGCAGGAGCCGGCGGAGGGCACGGCTGGGGGGCTGCTCGGCACAGCGCCAGCGGTCCTTGTCCCCCACGGCCGCACcgtggctcagcagcagctcggCCGACTCCAGGCTGCCCTGCTCGCAGGCCAGCATCAGCGCGGTCCTGCGGCACCGGTGGCACGGTGGCACCATGATATAGTGGCACAGTGACATGATGGCACAGTAACATGATGGCATAGTGGCACAGTGACATGGTGGCATGATGGCACAGTGGCACAATGATATAGTGGCACAATAATATAGTGGCACAATGGCACGGTGGCACAGTGACATGATGGCATGGTGGCACAGTAACACGATGGCACAGTAGCCCGACAGCACAGTGGCACAGTGACATGATGGCATGGTGGCACAGTAGCACGATGGCACAGTAGCCCGACGGCACAGTGGCACAGTGACATGATGGCATGGTGGCACAGTAACACGATGGCACAGTAGCCCGACGGCACAGTGGCATGATGGCACAGTGGCACATGATGGCACAGTGGCACAGTGATGGGATGGCATGGTGGCACAGTGGTACAGTGGCAAGGTGGCATGGTGGCAAAGTGGCACCATGACACAATGACACGGTGGCATGATGGCACAAgtccctgccccccccctccccccccctccctgggtGACTTTCCCAGGACACCTGGGTCCCTTGGGGAGAGGGGACAGCGCTGGAGCTGCCTTTGCAGGGGGCACCTCCAGGGTCCCCATGGAGCAGAACCTCGAGCCATCACCCTGGGCATGGGGCGGGCAGAGCGGAgacatcccccaccccccacccccagttgTCCCACACGCGTCCCCTTGTCCCCATGGCCACCCACCTCTCGTCCTTGTCGGCCAGGTTGGGGTCGGCCCctctctgcaggagctgggcgCAGATGGCAGTGTGGTTCCCCCGCGCCGCCAGCATCAGGGGGGTCTGCccgtgctggggggggggcacgaGGCGCCCGTCAGCCCCCCACATCCTGGTCCACCACCCGCCGCCACCCGCTGCCGTCCCCACTCACGGCGTCGGTGACATCCAGGAGGGCCTCGTGGTCGCAGAGCAGCAGCACGCTGGAGGCACAGCCCGAGGAGGCTGCGGGGGGGTCACGTCAGCTGGATGGGCCCCCCCGGATGAGTGctgcccccacctgccccccatCCTGGCCCAGGGACCCCGGCACTCACCGGCCCAGTGCAGGGGGGTTCGGTCCTGCCTGTCCACGTGGCCCTCGTTGGCACCGAACTGGGGGAGGACAGCGGGCAGGGACCCTCCCCGGGCTGGGGACAGGACCCGGCGTCCTGCCCTGtcccttcccatcccatcctCAACCTCATCCCTGCCTCCACGCCATCCCCATCACCATCGCTGTCCTTGTCCCCATCGCCACCACTGTCCTTGTCCCCATCCTtatccctgcctgcacccccagctccaTTCCTGTCCCTagccctgtccccatccccagctccaTCTCATCCTCCTCTGCGTCACTATCCCTGTCCCtctcctcatccctgtcctTGTCCCCATCCCTATCTCCATCCCCAGCTCCATCTCATCCTCCTctgcatccccatccctgtccccatccctgtccctgtctcCATCCTTATCTCCATCCTTATCTCCATCCTTATCTCCATCCTTATCTCCATCCTCACCCTCTGTGTCCCTGTCCCGTGCGGGCTCCTACCTGCAGCAGGACCTTGACGCACTGGGGCTGGCAGGCGATGGTGGCCAGATGCAGAGCGGTGCTGCCTGCAAGAGACCTGCAGGCTGGGCACCGGCAGCCCAGGGGGACCCCAGAACCCCACCAGGGGACACCTGGCCTTGGGGACATCCCTGGCCTTGGGGACCCCCCCAGCACGGCAGGCCAGGCTGCTCCCCTGGGCTCAGCGCCTTGGGGTGCAGGGCTCAGTCCTTTGCCATCACCCAGGGGGGCCATGGGGACCGGCTCAGCcccgtccctgtcccccccgccccgtgccaGGCAGTGTCCCCACCGTGTCCCCCACTTACCGTCATCGTTCTTCTCGTTAACAGGGGCCCCGTGGGCCAGCAGCAGTGTCAGGCACTCGGTGAGACCCTTGGACGCAGCCAGGTGGAAGCTGCCGGAGGGCGACAGGCGGCTACGACCCGCGTCCCCATCGGCCACCCCACCGCCCTGGGGACCCCCACGCgtgtcccccaccccccggGCTGACGTACGCGGACTGCCCCACGGCGTTGAGCTTGGTGGGCCGGGCTGTTTTGCGGGAGGCAAGGGCGGACACCTTGCCCACGTCGCCCTTCTCCACcgcttctagcagcttctggTCCTGCTTGTTCCAGCTCTCAACCTGGTGGGTGGTGagcggctggggggggcggcggggatgGGACCCCCACCAGGTggagaggggaaactgaggcacaggttCCCCAGGCAGAAGGGCCACGGCAGAGGCAGCGCTTTGGGGTTGACCACTCTGCTGGGATGGGCCCCACAAACGCCTCCTGCTGCGGTGCCACAGagccgtgcctcagtttccccacctggTGGGGGGCTCCACCGAGGCCGGGGCGCTGGGGACCCCAAAGTGCTGTGGAGCCCGGCCCTGGGCGCCGGCCGGGAAGGCTAGGCGAGGCTGGCAAGCGTGTCCCTGCCTGCGCCTGCCCAGCTGGTTTGTCGGGCTCTGCCGCCGCGCGCCGGGTGGGTGGGCTGCGGGACCCCCCGctgggccagggctgggggcacgcGCTGGGACTGGGGCTCCACATCGCGCATTGGGGCTGGGGTCGGGGTGGGATTGGGATCGGGAATGGGGCCGGGATTGGGGGCAGGATTGTGGCGGGATTGGGGCAGGAATGGGGTCGGGGCTCCAGCTGGCATCAGGCTGGGATCGGGGTCGGGAATGGGGCTGGGATCGGGGTCGGGAACGGCGCTGGGATCAGGGCTGGGAATGGGACCGTCCTTGGGGCTGAATTTGGATCGGGATTGCAGCCGGCATCAGGACTGGCATCAGGGCTGGGACTGGGGTTGGGATTGCAGCCGGCGTGGGACTGGCACTGGGGCTGGAGCGGGGCTGGGATTGCTGCCGGCGTCAGGATTGGCATCAGGGCTGGCCTCGGAGCCAGGATCAGGGCAGGACTGGTGCTGAGCTCCcgggctggctggcagctggggggctgcagcatcccctcaCCCCAAACGCGGCCACAGCCCCTCCCGGGCTCCgcagcagcacccatgggtgcctgCAGGGCACCGAGGCTGGAGGTTACCCCCAGCCACcgggtggggagggggtcccGCACgccaggccaggctggggtCCCCCGGGGCACGGCGGGGGGCCGGGACTCACCGCCACCTGcgagctggagcaggagaacATCCGCTTCATGGCGGCCGGGGGGGTCTCCCCAGGACCCCCTGCCCCGTGCCGGGCGGGTGCAGGTGCCGTGAGCGAGGAGACGTGTGGGTGCGGGCGCCTTGGGTGCGCGTCCTCCGCCCCGTCGCCTCCCCACGCCCGGGGCTGGCTCGCACCCAGCCCGGGCTTGTCCCGTCACCTCCCCGGGGACCTCCCGCTCGACGCCTTCCCCGGGAGAGCCGGGAGCCCCGTCCCCAGCACCCCGCTCGGGGACCCCGGCGTGGGCACCCGGCGTCGGGCAGGCTGCTGAGCACGGCCTCACCCTGACGGGacagcaggacaggctgggggacaggcaCCCACCGCCGCTCCGCCACGCCGGGGACACCAATGGGTGGTGGCACGGGCTTGGGACCTGGCACAGTGCATGGCTGAGACCCGACACACGGCTGAGACCCGATGCACTCGGCGCACGGCTGAGACCCAATGCGCTCACTGCACAGCCGAGACCCAACGCGGGGCTGAGACCCGATGCCCTTGGTGCAGGGCTGAGACCTGACACGCTCAGCGCAGGGCTGAGACCCGACGCACTCGGCGCAGGGCTGAGACCCAACGCGGGGCTGAGACCCGATGCCCTTGGTGCAGGGCTGAGACCCAACGCGCTCGGCGCAGGGCTGAGACCCGACACGCTCAGTGCACAGCTGAGACCCAACACACGACGCACAG
Above is a window of Falco biarmicus isolate bFalBia1 chromosome 19, bFalBia1.pri, whole genome shotgun sequence DNA encoding:
- the ANKRD35 gene encoding ankyrin repeat domain-containing protein 35; its protein translation is MKRMFSCSSSQVAPLTTHQVESWNKQDQKLLEAVEKGDVGKVSALASRKTARPTKLNAGGGVADGDAGRSRLSPSGSFHLAASKGLTECLTLLLAHGAPVNEKNDDGSTALHLATIACQPQCVKVLLQFGANEGHVDRQDRTPLHWAASSGCASSVLLLCDHEALLDVTDAHGQTPLMLAARGNHTAICAQLLQRGADPNLADKDERTALMLACEQGSLESAELLLSHGAAVGDKDRWRCAEQPPSRALRRLLRSARCRGRENGTGCAGDSAPQVESQAVGTLGSESEEEEEEEEDEEQQDGCDAQRVQQLQEQLARKTQECQRLAAAADGLRQRVRELVQLLPGCEAGTGAQGEDEDGACLALLAQHLGELRKKVLAKEEEGGGQHTVAQPDGAAAVPALAQFLSWLGDECAKMRAAKASACARSRGLRREVEEALRSKLHYEVVSADAVRRSLAAWEKMVLGLEQTLSRADETHAEMLERSHVLLENLRRELARPLAACPVNGTEPAPGGKSREEPPEEGGSLEQEMLELKETNGMLLGELARLGRERERLQEELRGLRGQDPGAQPAAEGSGAAGLAQALAAEREEAARLRQRLARQRRELAALRDGVGKQAREAAGDAGAGILRELHRRLDGLVRAQHEALQLVAEMEGEGPPGEGAPCSDGDTGVGLLGELEDALGELVEELGPGPGPRLARLLGRLVGTAAALRGRDPPGEPPAAQAERWRAAVAAEKQAAEAAEARAAEREREARELREQAEGLERSVGSLRARADELARGCRDKEGKMKKLLAETEKLSAEVLGLRGQNARLQLQLEVQQKNHRDIVAVYRTHLLNAAQGFMDEGVHAMLLRILRAEE